Proteins from a single region of Verrucosispora sp. NA02020:
- a CDS encoding glycosyl hydrolase, translating to MTRRGLHRLIRHQGPRRKAVVLGVLGTTVVLGIGATMVPLIADDDLSIPVVFDTTATSVPQDGDNSVKTTLATCAAPCDGNPRGDRQAVLAFSVTSLPANATNIRATLRVHSWQAFDAAVTAHDSGLDARAARPAPGQVGAALDAVSGVGKGFNEWDVSKLVTGNGTWTVSLAQAGLGSRIYWASGENRNPDVRPRLVLRYDAGTRPAPAPSSVSPTPSAALPTRPPASPTVSPSVSPSPARPSPTPTKPPADPGACGQVSAKLVPSCGAWWGMYSPSGAGSGWDHGKAITDVEKQVGRTFDIVHRYHDFSNSGSNGAFPDAYQQQQMREGRLMFFAWESRVFSSGTVLTWRDVYSGRYDQTIDDVAGRIKAAGVPVFMGFDHEPEDEPEKGSDAEFVRAWRYVHDRFAAAQVRNAVWVWTMMGWSGHYNRYAGLYPGDAYVDWVAWDPYNFHVCNGSTTWKSPSTTIGSFYRWLDDTGIGKGKPRMLAEFGTNFDSADPNAKRRWFEEFPAALKAHPKIKAAIYFNSPGMTKTTNVCNMTMNQDPSAVAGFAAAGRDSYLRQPTGGSR from the coding sequence GTGACCAGGCGCGGACTGCACCGCCTCATCCGGCATCAGGGCCCCCGGCGCAAGGCCGTGGTGCTCGGTGTCCTCGGCACCACGGTCGTACTCGGCATCGGCGCGACCATGGTGCCCCTGATCGCCGACGACGACCTCTCCATACCGGTGGTGTTCGACACCACCGCCACGAGCGTTCCGCAGGACGGCGACAACAGCGTCAAGACGACGTTGGCCACCTGCGCCGCCCCGTGTGACGGCAACCCCCGTGGGGACCGGCAGGCGGTCCTCGCCTTCTCGGTGACCTCACTTCCCGCGAACGCGACGAACATCCGGGCGACGTTGCGGGTGCACTCCTGGCAGGCGTTCGACGCGGCGGTGACCGCGCACGACTCCGGGCTCGACGCCCGGGCCGCCCGGCCGGCTCCCGGTCAGGTCGGTGCCGCCCTGGACGCGGTGTCCGGCGTCGGCAAGGGCTTCAACGAGTGGGACGTCTCCAAACTGGTGACCGGCAACGGCACCTGGACGGTGTCGCTGGCACAGGCCGGGCTGGGCAGCCGGATCTACTGGGCGTCGGGGGAGAACCGCAACCCGGACGTCCGTCCCCGCCTGGTGTTGCGCTACGACGCGGGTACGCGTCCGGCACCCGCCCCGTCCAGCGTCTCGCCGACGCCCTCGGCCGCGTTGCCGACCCGTCCACCCGCCTCGCCGACCGTGTCGCCGAGCGTGAGCCCGAGCCCGGCCCGGCCCAGCCCGACGCCGACCAAGCCACCGGCGGACCCCGGTGCGTGCGGTCAGGTGTCGGCGAAGCTGGTGCCGTCCTGCGGTGCCTGGTGGGGGATGTACTCACCCTCCGGGGCGGGCAGCGGATGGGACCACGGTAAGGCGATCACCGACGTGGAGAAGCAGGTCGGGCGGACGTTCGACATCGTGCACCGCTACCACGACTTCTCCAACAGCGGCAGCAACGGTGCCTTCCCCGACGCGTACCAGCAGCAGCAGATGCGCGAGGGTCGGCTGATGTTCTTCGCCTGGGAGAGCCGGGTCTTCTCGTCCGGCACGGTGCTCACCTGGCGGGACGTCTACAGCGGCCGGTACGACCAGACGATCGACGACGTGGCCGGCCGGATCAAGGCGGCCGGGGTGCCGGTGTTCATGGGCTTCGACCACGAGCCGGAGGACGAGCCGGAGAAGGGCAGCGACGCCGAGTTCGTCCGTGCCTGGCGGTACGTGCACGACCGGTTCGCCGCGGCGCAGGTCCGTAACGCGGTGTGGGTCTGGACGATGATGGGCTGGTCCGGCCACTACAACCGGTACGCCGGCCTGTACCCGGGTGACGCCTACGTCGACTGGGTGGCCTGGGATCCGTACAACTTCCACGTCTGCAACGGCAGTACGACCTGGAAGAGCCCGAGCACCACGATCGGTTCGTTCTACCGCTGGTTGGACGACACCGGGATCGGCAAGGGCAAGCCCCGGATGCTGGCCGAGTTCGGCACGAACTTCGACAGCGCCGACCCGAACGCCAAGCGGCGGTGGTTCGAGGAATTCCCGGCGGCGCTGAAGGCGCATCCGAAAATCAAGGCGGCGATCTACTTCAACTCTCCGGGGATGACGAAGACGACGAACGTCTGCAACATGACAATGAACCAGGACCCCAGCGCGGTGGCCGGATTCGCCGCCGCCGGACGCGACAGTTACCTTCGGCAACCCACCGGAGGCAGCCGCTGA
- a CDS encoding DUF397 domain-containing protein: MAAWGCPGEEPGEEGGRVGAVVLVRDTKDRDGGTLRFAPTAWQSFVALAKQAAPN; this comes from the coding sequence GTGGCGGCGTGGGGCTGCCCAGGCGAGGAACCGGGTGAAGAGGGTGGCCGGGTCGGGGCCGTCGTGCTGGTCCGCGACACCAAGGACCGGGACGGCGGCACCCTGCGGTTCGCGCCGACCGCCTGGCAGTCGTTCGTCGCGCTGGCGAAGCAGGCCGCCCCGAACTGA
- a CDS encoding DUF948 domain-containing protein yields MGFLEVAALIAAIAFAMLVLILTLPILRLRHTVDATTQMINDLNDRTGPLLGDVNTTVRNVNVTLEQVQTSLDGVNLQLAKVDTMTSHAQNISANVANLVTVVSAAAANPLVKVAAFGYGVRKAASARRSAETEREVRDTIKSQRRAARRGNR; encoded by the coding sequence GTGGGCTTTTTGGAGGTCGCGGCGTTGATCGCGGCTATCGCGTTCGCGATGCTGGTGCTGATCCTGACGCTGCCCATCCTGCGGCTGCGGCACACCGTGGACGCGACCACCCAGATGATCAACGACCTCAACGACCGGACCGGGCCGTTGCTCGGTGACGTGAACACCACCGTGCGGAACGTCAACGTCACCCTCGAACAGGTGCAGACGTCGCTCGACGGGGTGAACCTCCAGCTCGCCAAGGTCGACACCATGACCAGTCACGCGCAGAACATCAGCGCCAACGTCGCCAACCTGGTCACCGTCGTCTCGGCCGCCGCCGCCAACCCGCTGGTCAAGGTGGCCGCCTTCGGCTACGGCGTGCGCAAGGCCGCCTCGGCCCGGCGCAGCGCCGAGACCGAGCGCGAGGTCCGCGACACCATCAAGTCCCAGCGGCGCGCCGCCCGGCGCGGCAACCGCTGA
- the ruvX gene encoding Holliday junction resolvase RuvX has translation MTGLSRGVRLGVDVGQVRIGVSRSDPHGVLATPLVTLSRDQNPRSDAVPTDLVQVAALVAEHEAVEVVVGLPVNLAGKHGPAAEHVKAYSRQLADVIAPVPVTLTDERMSTVVASRRLAERGVRGKKQRAVVDQAAAVEILQSWLDAQRRRTE, from the coding sequence GTGACCGGGTTGTCCCGCGGTGTGCGGTTGGGCGTGGACGTCGGACAGGTCCGGATCGGGGTCTCCCGGTCGGATCCGCACGGGGTTCTCGCCACCCCTCTGGTCACCCTCTCGCGGGATCAGAACCCCAGGTCAGACGCGGTACCGACGGACCTCGTCCAGGTGGCCGCACTGGTCGCCGAACATGAGGCGGTCGAGGTGGTGGTGGGCCTACCGGTCAACCTGGCGGGTAAACACGGCCCCGCAGCGGAGCACGTGAAGGCGTACTCTCGACAACTGGCCGATGTGATAGCGCCTGTTCCGGTGACGCTGACTGACGAGAGGATGTCCACGGTCGTGGCCAGTCGTAGGCTTGCCGAGCGCGGTGTCCGGGGGAAGAAACAACGGGCGGTGGTCGACCAGGCCGCCGCGGTGGAGATTCTGCAGAGCTGGCTGGACGCGCAGCGGAGGCGGACCGAATGA
- the mltG gene encoding endolytic transglycosylase MltG: MMDDLDLGFDEQDRGDKGKHRRGRKRGGRSGGGKGKTVLALLLALVLLGGIGGGAFYGFDRIQSYFVTPDFDGDGTEDVTIQIPQGAFLADMAVVLRDAGVIKSTKAFTEAAQENSRSRNIQPGTYKLRKEMSGANALAAMLDPQNRIVNGLTIPEGRTAKSIFKLLSEQTDIPVKEFEAAAKDPEKLGVPDWWFKREDGKKSAKSIEGFLFPDTYEIPPNATAEAILGQMVDHFLSVTGQMNFADRVQKERGGISPYEALIVASLAQAEAGTKKDLGRVARVAYNRVYSGTFDCSCLEMDVTVNYYFESIGQEGKTSGQMTRSDLDNPKNPYNRKLPGMVPTPINNPGKEALEGAMDPPPGDWLFFVAIDKEGNSAFTKDYSQHERNIEKAKENGVL; encoded by the coding sequence ATGATGGACGATCTGGACCTCGGGTTCGACGAGCAGGACCGGGGGGACAAGGGCAAGCACCGGCGTGGCCGCAAGCGCGGCGGCCGGTCCGGTGGCGGCAAGGGCAAGACAGTGCTCGCCCTGCTGCTGGCGCTGGTGCTGCTCGGCGGCATCGGCGGCGGCGCCTTCTACGGCTTCGACCGGATCCAGAGCTACTTCGTCACACCGGACTTCGACGGCGACGGCACCGAGGACGTGACGATCCAGATCCCGCAGGGCGCGTTCCTCGCCGACATGGCCGTGGTGCTCCGCGACGCCGGCGTGATCAAGAGCACCAAGGCGTTCACCGAGGCGGCGCAGGAGAACTCCCGCAGCCGCAACATCCAGCCCGGCACGTACAAGCTGCGCAAGGAGATGAGCGGCGCGAACGCCCTGGCCGCTATGCTCGACCCGCAGAACCGGATCGTCAACGGGCTCACCATCCCCGAGGGGCGCACCGCAAAGAGCATCTTCAAGCTGCTCAGCGAGCAGACCGACATCCCGGTCAAGGAGTTCGAGGCCGCCGCGAAGGACCCGGAGAAGCTGGGCGTACCGGACTGGTGGTTCAAGCGGGAGGACGGCAAGAAGTCCGCCAAGTCCATCGAGGGCTTCCTCTTCCCGGACACCTACGAGATCCCGCCGAACGCCACCGCCGAGGCGATCCTGGGGCAGATGGTCGACCACTTCCTCTCCGTCACCGGGCAGATGAACTTCGCCGACCGGGTGCAGAAGGAACGCGGCGGGATCAGCCCGTACGAGGCGTTGATCGTGGCGTCGCTGGCCCAGGCCGAGGCCGGCACCAAGAAGGACCTCGGTCGGGTCGCCCGGGTCGCCTACAACCGGGTCTACTCGGGCACGTTCGACTGCAGCTGCCTGGAGATGGACGTCACGGTCAACTACTACTTCGAGTCGATCGGGCAGGAGGGCAAGACCTCCGGCCAGATGACGCGGAGCGACCTCGACAACCCGAAGAACCCGTACAACCGCAAGCTCCCGGGCATGGTCCCGACGCCGATCAACAACCCGGGCAAGGAAGCGCTGGAAGGCGCGATGGACCCGCCCCCCGGCGACTGGCTCTTCTTCGTGGCGATCGACAAGGAAGGCAACTCCGCCTTCACCAAGGACTACAGCCAGCACGAGCGCAACATCGAGAAGGCCAAGGAGAACGGCGTCCTGTGA
- the alaS gene encoding alanine--tRNA ligase, with the protein MKTAEIKRRYLAHFEANGHAVVPSAPLPAINDPNLLFVNAGMVQFVPYFLGQQTPSFSRAVSVQKCIRTPDIDEVGKTSRHGTFFQMNGNFSFGDYFKDGAIPFAWDLATKPVEAGGFGLDPERVWATVYLDDDEAYDIWRRVGVPVERIVRRGKKDNFWSMGIPGPAGPCSELYYDRGPEYGAEGGPEVDEDRYLEFWNLVFMQYEIADVLDKEQFRIVGELPKKNIDTGMGLERMASILQGVDNLYEIDEVRPILDRAAELTGKRYGTHSGHAANQSHPDDVRLRVVADHVRTALMLIGDGVTPSNEGRGYVLRRIMRRAIRAVRLLGWQERALPELLPVARDCMAPSYPELAADFDRISAYAYAEEDAFLATLRAGTTILDTAISETKSAGRPALSGDKAFQLHDTYGFPIDLTLEIAAEQGLHVDQEGFRRLMADQRSRAKADAQARKTGHTDLSAYRSVLDAGGPVTFTGYTEVSRESTVRAVLGTDGPRAAAVEGDLVELVLDTTPFYAEGGGQQPDVGMITVGGGQVEVLDVQQPVPGLIVHRARVLRGEVRAGETGYAEIDSSRRRAISRSHTATHLVHQTMRNFLGESATQAGSLNAPGRLRFDFNTATGVAPSVLRDVEQQVNEVLLADLEVHAFVTSLEEARRIGAMALFGEKYGDQVRVVEVGDYARELCGGTHVARSGQLGLVKILSESSIGSGVRRVEALVGMDAFNFLAREHLLVARLAELYRVPSDQVADRVEQTVTQLRDAEKELEKLRAQLVLGGAAAFAAQARDVRGVAYVGIEAPEGAAGNDVRTLAQEIRGRIDAARPGVVAVAARANGKASLVVAVNSAARSRGVAANDLVKAAFSGRGGGSPDLAQGGGLPESEVPNLLLAVEKTVAEA; encoded by the coding sequence ATGAAGACGGCGGAGATCAAGCGGCGGTATCTCGCCCACTTCGAGGCGAACGGCCACGCCGTGGTGCCGTCCGCTCCGCTGCCCGCCATCAACGACCCGAACCTGCTGTTCGTCAACGCCGGCATGGTGCAGTTCGTCCCGTACTTCCTCGGGCAGCAGACGCCGTCGTTCTCCCGGGCGGTGAGCGTGCAGAAGTGCATCCGCACGCCGGACATCGACGAGGTCGGCAAGACCAGCCGGCACGGCACGTTCTTCCAGATGAACGGCAACTTCTCTTTCGGCGACTACTTCAAGGACGGCGCGATCCCGTTCGCCTGGGACCTGGCCACGAAGCCGGTCGAGGCGGGCGGCTTCGGGCTGGACCCGGAGCGGGTCTGGGCGACGGTCTACCTGGACGACGACGAGGCGTACGACATCTGGCGGCGCGTCGGGGTGCCGGTCGAGCGGATCGTGCGCCGGGGCAAGAAGGACAACTTCTGGTCGATGGGCATTCCCGGCCCGGCCGGCCCCTGCTCCGAGCTGTACTACGACCGTGGGCCGGAGTACGGCGCCGAGGGCGGCCCCGAGGTCGACGAGGACCGGTACCTGGAGTTCTGGAACCTCGTCTTCATGCAGTACGAGATCGCGGACGTGCTCGACAAGGAGCAGTTCCGGATCGTCGGTGAGCTGCCGAAGAAGAACATCGACACCGGCATGGGCCTGGAGCGGATGGCCTCCATCCTGCAGGGCGTCGACAACCTGTACGAGATCGACGAGGTCCGGCCGATCCTGGACCGGGCCGCCGAGCTGACCGGCAAGCGGTACGGGACGCACTCCGGGCACGCGGCGAACCAGTCGCACCCCGACGACGTCCGGCTGCGGGTGGTCGCCGACCACGTGCGCACCGCGTTGATGCTGATCGGTGACGGGGTGACCCCGTCCAACGAGGGCCGTGGCTACGTGCTGCGGCGGATCATGCGCCGGGCGATCCGCGCGGTGCGACTGCTGGGCTGGCAGGAGCGGGCGCTGCCCGAGCTGCTGCCGGTGGCCCGGGACTGCATGGCCCCGTCGTACCCGGAGCTGGCCGCCGACTTCGACCGGATCTCCGCGTACGCGTACGCGGAGGAGGACGCGTTCCTGGCGACCCTGCGGGCGGGCACCACGATCCTGGACACCGCGATCAGCGAGACGAAGTCGGCGGGTAGGCCGGCGCTCTCCGGGGACAAGGCGTTCCAGCTGCACGACACGTACGGCTTCCCGATCGACCTCACCCTGGAGATCGCGGCCGAGCAGGGCCTCCACGTCGACCAGGAGGGCTTTCGGCGGCTGATGGCCGACCAGCGGTCCCGCGCCAAGGCCGACGCGCAGGCCCGCAAGACCGGGCACACCGACCTGTCGGCGTACCGGTCGGTGCTCGACGCCGGTGGTCCGGTGACCTTCACCGGTTACACCGAGGTCTCCCGCGAGTCGACGGTGCGGGCGGTGCTCGGCACCGACGGGCCGCGTGCGGCGGCGGTCGAGGGTGACCTGGTCGAGCTGGTCCTGGACACCACGCCGTTCTACGCCGAGGGCGGCGGGCAGCAGCCCGACGTTGGCATGATCACCGTGGGCGGCGGGCAGGTCGAGGTCCTCGACGTGCAGCAGCCGGTGCCGGGGCTGATCGTGCACCGGGCCCGGGTGCTCCGGGGCGAGGTGCGGGCCGGCGAGACCGGGTACGCCGAGATCGACTCCAGCCGTCGACGGGCCATCTCCCGGTCGCACACCGCGACCCACCTGGTGCACCAGACCATGCGCAACTTCCTCGGCGAGTCCGCCACCCAGGCCGGTTCGCTGAACGCCCCGGGTCGGCTGCGGTTCGACTTCAACACCGCGACCGGGGTGGCGCCGAGCGTGCTGCGGGACGTGGAGCAGCAGGTCAACGAGGTGCTCCTGGCGGACCTGGAGGTGCACGCCTTCGTCACCTCGTTGGAGGAGGCGCGCCGGATCGGCGCCATGGCGCTCTTCGGCGAGAAGTACGGCGACCAGGTCCGGGTGGTCGAGGTCGGTGACTACGCCCGCGAGCTGTGCGGTGGCACCCACGTGGCCCGCTCCGGCCAGCTCGGTCTGGTCAAGATCCTCTCGGAGTCGTCCATCGGTTCCGGCGTCCGTCGGGTCGAGGCGCTGGTCGGCATGGACGCGTTCAACTTCCTGGCCCGCGAGCACCTGCTGGTGGCCCGGCTCGCCGAGCTGTACCGGGTCCCCTCCGACCAGGTGGCGGACCGGGTCGAGCAGACCGTCACCCAGTTGCGCGACGCGGAGAAGGAACTGGAGAAGCTGCGCGCCCAGCTCGTACTCGGCGGTGCGGCGGCCTTCGCCGCGCAGGCCCGGGACGTGCGCGGGGTGGCCTACGTCGGCATCGAGGCGCCCGAGGGGGCGGCCGGCAACGACGTCCGCACGTTGGCCCAGGAGATCCGGGGCCGGATCGACGCGGCCCGGCCGGGCGTGGTCGCGGTGGCGGCCCGCGCGAACGGCAAGGCGTCCCTGGTGGTGGCGGTGAACTCGGCCGCCCGCAGCCGTGGTGTCGCCGCGAACGATCTGGTCAAGGCGGCGTTCTCCGGGCGCGGCGGTGGTAGCCCGGACCTGGCCCAGGGGGGCGGCCTGCCCGAGTCGGAGGTCCCGAACCTCCTGCTCGCAGTGGAGAAGACGGTCGCCGAGGCGTGA
- a CDS encoding shikimate dehydrogenase: MTVVARRAAVLGKPIAHSLSPVIHNAGYAAAGLTGWSYTRIECAAAELPDLVAGLGPEWAGLSVTMPGKEAALTVAAEVSPVAAAVGAANTLVRRPDGTWYADNTDVTGMVDVLTSAGVRASASVTVLGAGGTARAALAAAARLGATGVTVVARRPVAVDELAPVATALGLTLTAASWADAAELTDVDLLISTVPKGAADELADVVRWRPGTVLFDAIYDPWPTPLAASAAAAGCPVVSGLDLLLAQAVGQFEQFTGVPAPRAAMATALTAARVAAQVD; this comes from the coding sequence GTGACGGTGGTGGCACGGCGGGCGGCAGTGCTGGGCAAGCCCATCGCCCACTCGCTCTCCCCGGTGATCCACAACGCCGGCTACGCCGCCGCCGGGCTCACCGGCTGGTCGTACACCCGGATCGAGTGCGCGGCGGCGGAGCTGCCGGACCTGGTCGCCGGGCTGGGCCCGGAGTGGGCCGGGCTGTCGGTGACGATGCCCGGCAAGGAGGCGGCACTGACCGTCGCCGCCGAGGTCTCGCCGGTCGCCGCCGCCGTCGGCGCGGCCAACACGCTGGTACGCCGCCCCGACGGCACCTGGTACGCGGACAACACCGATGTCACCGGCATGGTCGACGTGCTGACGTCCGCAGGCGTACGCGCGAGTGCGTCCGTCACGGTGCTGGGTGCCGGTGGCACGGCGCGGGCGGCGCTGGCGGCGGCGGCCCGACTCGGCGCGACCGGCGTGACCGTGGTGGCCCGCCGCCCGGTGGCCGTCGACGAGTTGGCGCCCGTGGCGACCGCGCTGGGCCTGACGCTGACCGCCGCTTCCTGGGCGGACGCGGCGGAGCTGACCGACGTCGACCTGCTGATCTCCACGGTGCCGAAGGGCGCCGCCGACGAGCTGGCCGATGTGGTGCGCTGGCGTCCCGGCACGGTGCTCTTCGACGCCATCTACGACCCGTGGCCGACCCCGCTGGCCGCGTCGGCCGCTGCCGCCGGCTGCCCGGTCGTCTCCGGCCTGGACCTGTTGCTGGCCCAGGCCGTCGGCCAGTTCGAACAGTTCACCGGCGTTCCCGCCCCCCGCGCCGCAATGGCCACCGCACTGACCGCCGCTCGGGTCGCTGCTCAGGTCGACTGA